In Thermus albus, the sequence AGTAGGGCCGGATTCCAGGCGTGAGCGAAGAAGGGTTTCTGCCCAGGTAACGGCCCTTTCTGACAGGGCTAGGGCTTCCTCCCAGTCTTCCTCCGTGGCTTGGGGTAAGTCTCCTGGGTAACGCCCGGCCACGGCAAAGGGATTAAGCCTGGCCAGCGCCCAAGGGCAACCAGCAGGGCTTTTAGGGCTTTTTCGGCCGCTTGGTGGGCATCAAAGCAGGGATCTTCCCACACCACCTCGGGGCTGGTCCGCCCTAGCTGGGCTCGGGCTAGGTTGCTCTTAGCGCGGGCCAGCCAGACCAGGGGGTCCGAAGCATCATGCGGCATAGAGTACCAAGCCCTCCCGAAGGATACGGGGATACACCGTCATCCAGGCATCTTGGTTTTTTTCTAGGTCCTCCTCGGTGGCCAGGAGAAGGTCCAGACTGAAACCCCGCTTGGCCTTACTGGCGGCCTCGTAGAGGTCCTTCCAAACCCGCATGGTCTTGTACTCTGGCGGTACCACCACCAAGAGGTCGTAGTCGCTTTCCGGACCGGCCTCACCCCGGGCTCGGCTACCGAAGAGGATAACCTTTCGCGCCGGGACGGTTCTGAGGATCGCCTTTAGAACCGGGCCCAGCTCTTGAGTTACTCTACCCCTTCAGTCTACCAAGAGGAGGCGGAAGTCGTTGAGGTTGGTGCCGGTGGGCCCGGTTTTGAGGAGGGTTCCCGCCCGTTGGAAAAATCCCAGGCTGTCGTTGGCCTCCAGATAGGGCCTAGGGTCCAGGCCCAGGTCCCAGACCTCTGGGATGAGGAGGGCCCCCGCGGCGCCTGAAGGCCCGTCCAACCCGTCGGAGTCGGCGGCCAGGGCGTAGAGGGGGGCTTTGAGGTGGGCATAGAGGGAAAGGAGGAACTCCAGGTTCCGGCCCCCTAGCCCCTTTCCCCTTACGTGCACCTGGGCCTCGCCTCCGGAAAGGAGGAAAAGGGGCTTGCGGAAG encodes:
- a CDS encoding nucleotidyltransferase domain-containing protein; the encoded protein is MGPVLKAILRTVPARKVILFGSRARGEAGPESDYDLLVVVPPEYKTMRVWKDLYEAASKAKRGFSLDLLLATEEDLEKNQDAWMTVYPRILREGLVLYAA